From the Glutamicibacter halophytocola genome, the window AGGTCCAAAATGATCCGTGGCCAGCTTGCGCGGTGCCCAGGAACGAAAACATGCTGCGCCACCAGCCCTGGTCTTCGGCCAGCAGCATGCTGATCAGCACCCCTGCCGCCATGAAGATCCCCAGCACCACCGACAAGGTTTCCGCGCTGGTGCGCGCGGTGGCAACCAAGCACAAATAGGCGGTCAGGCCCGTCACCGCGCTGACCGCCAATCCGCCAGCCAGGACATCAAGGCGCAGGCCGAGGAAGGCTTGCTGGAAGAGGTGGAAGAGCACCAGGATGATCATCACCGAGCTGGCTGCATGCACCAGGATCAGGCCTATGGCAGTGATCAGCTGGCGCCATGCCGGGATGCGGCGCAGCCAGGGTTCGCGGTGCCTGAGGATGAAGCGGAATGCATAGGCGCTGCTGGATGCCGCCGCGGTCGCCCCGCAGATCGCGGAAACCAGCCCCACCGACCAGCGCCCGAAGAGCGCGGGGCGTTCGCCGGCGAAAAAGATGAGTCCGGCGGCAAGCCCGAAAATGGAGCAGATCAGCCCCGCCCAGAGCGCGCGGCGCTCAATGTCGAGTTCGGTGATTCGGCGGCGGGCGGTGGCATCGGGATACTGGTATGGCACGCACCCATTCTCCCACTAGCTGTAGCAAAGCTGTATCGGCTTGCGCCCGGGTTCAGTGGCCTAAGAGCGCGATGATGCCTTCGGCCATCAGGCTGATGGCTCCGCCAAAGGCGATCAGCACCACGAAGGCCCGGCTGTATTTGGCCGGGATTTTTGGTGCCAGATAGTTCCCCAGCAGGATTCCTACGAGCATGGCGCCGAAACAGGCCACCCACTGGGTCCAATGAAGGTGCGGCAACCCGCCCTTGGCCAGCAGGGAGGTGCTGGAGAGCACCAGGAAATACAGCTGAACGGAGATCGCGAACTTCGCCTGCGGCCACCGGCTGGCCACGGCGTATCCGGCGATGGCCGGGCCGGAGACCCCTGCGGTCACCGACATGAAACCGGAAATGGCGCCGGCCCCAATGGCCATGGGTTTGCCCTGGGCTGCCGGAAGGTTGCGGATCAGGAAGCTGGAGACCAGCGCGAGGATCACCATGACCGCGATGCCGATGGACAGCCACGGGCCGTCCACGCGGGCGGCGACCCACGCGCCGGGAATGGTCATGAGCATCGCCGGAACCAGGAGCAGCGCCACTTTCTTGTACTCCACCTGGCGGAAGACCTGGAGGAAAATCAGCAGGCTGCTGCAGGCGCCCAGCAGGTTGACCAGCGTAATTCCCGCGTGCGGACCGAGCACGATGACCAGAAAGGGCGAGGCCACCAGCGCGAAGCCCATCCCGGAGATGCGCTGGGTGGAAGCTCCGACGAATACCGCTGCCGCCAGCGAGATCACTGCCGCCAGTTGCACGCTCTGCTCCACGCCGCCTCCACATCCTTGTTGTTCCCCAACTATTACGTTAGTGCACGCGCAATGCGTCCGTTGACCTGACGGCGGCCTGGCCAAGGATCTAGGCTGGAAAAGTGAGCAACGACGTAGAATTCCTGATCATTGGCGGCGGAGCGATGGGCAGCGCGACCGCCCTGTCCCTGGCGCAACGCGGGCACGAGGTGCTGCTGCTGGAGCGCTTTGAGCCCGGGCACCTGAACGGCGCTTCGCATGGAACCACCCGGAATTTCAATCCCGCCTACGGTCGGCCTGAGTACCTGCGCCTGCTGCAGCGGTCGAACACCCTGTGGGATGAGATCTCCGCGCAGGCCGGCACCCGGCTGCTGCACCGCACCGGGCTGGTGAACCACGGCATCGTGGCCGAACAGCGCCAGATGCACGAAGTTCTGGCTGGAGCCGGATTTGCCAGCGAACTGCTGGGCATCGACGAGGCCGAGGCGCGCTTTGGCGGGCTGAAATTTGAAACCGAGGTCCTGCACATCCCCTCCGGCGGGCAGATCAACGCCGATGCAACGCTGGTCGCCTTGCAGGAATTGGCGGCCCAGGCCGGCGCGGACATCAGGCATTCGCACCGGGTCACCGGCATCGAGGTCCTCGACGAGGGGCAGGCGGCGGTGCAGGTCTCCAGCGCCGCGGGCGAAGAGACCCTGCACGCCCGCCAAGTGGTTCTCACCGCCGGGGCCTGGACCCAGCAGCTGCTGGGCACCGGTTCGCTTCCGGCGATCCACGTCACCGAAGAGCATCCGGTGCACTTTGCGCTGCGCGGGGAGCCGGGCAATTTCCCGGGCTTCAACCACATCCTCGATGGCAGCAGGGATATCGGGTCCCCGGTGTTCGGCCCGGTCTACGGCATGCATACCCCCGGGCAGGGCATCAAGGCCGGCTGGCACGGTTCGGGGCGCGTGGTGGATCCCGAGCACCGCCCGCACCAGGTGCTCGCGGAGCAGACCCGCGCCCTGCAGCGCTATGCCGAGAAGTGGCTGCCGGGCGTGGACCCGGACGACTTCGAGCCGGTTTCCTGCACCTACGCCAATACCGAAGACGAGCACTTCATCCTGGACAAGCTCGGCCCCATCACCATCGGCGCGGGGTTCAGCGGCCACGGCTTCAAATTCGTTCCGGCCATTGGCGAATACCTTGCCGATCTGGCCCTGGGAACCCGGGGCGCCGAGGCATTATTTGCGGCCTCCGGGCCCGCGCGTGCGCCATTGTTCCTGGAACGCCGGCGCACGCTGGGCCTGGCCTAGCCCGGCGGCCTAGTCGCGCGGCAGCTGCTGGGTGATGCAGTGGATGCCGCCGCCCCGGGCGAACAGCTCGCGCGCATCCACGCTGAGCACTTGGCGCCCCGGGTAGGCCTCGGCCAGGATCCGCGCGGCCTGCTGGTCGTTCGGATCGTCAAAGGCGCAGGCGATCACCCCGCCATTGGTGACCAGGTGGTTGATGTACGAGTAATCCACCCAGCCCTCGTCATCGCGCAGCACGCTCGGGGCAGGCACGGCGATGAGCTCGAGCTGGCGGCCCTGCGCGTCGGTGGATTCCGCCAGGCGCTGGCGGACCTCTTGGGAGATCAGGTAGTCCGGGTGCTGCGGGTTTTGCTGGTCGTGATAGAGCACCACGCCGGGGGCGGCGAAGCAGGCCACAATGTCCACGTGCCCGCGGGTGCCGAACTCCTCGTTGTCCCGGGTCAGCCCGCGGTCCAGCCAGATGACCTTGGAGACCCCGAGCTGCCGGGCGAATTCCGCCTCGATGCCAGCCTCGGTGGCGTTCGGGTTGCGCCCCGGATCCAGTTGCACGCTGCGGGTGGCGAGCATAGTGCCCTCGCCGTCCACGTGGATGCCGCCGCCCTCGTTGGTG encodes:
- a CDS encoding sulfite exporter TauE/SafE family protein — encoded protein: MEQSVQLAAVISLAAAVFVGASTQRISGMGFALVASPFLVIVLGPHAGITLVNLLGACSSLLIFLQVFRQVEYKKVALLLVPAMLMTIPGAWVAARVDGPWLSIGIAVMVILALVSSFLIRNLPAAQGKPMAIGAGAISGFMSVTAGVSGPAIAGYAVASRWPQAKFAISVQLYFLVLSSTSLLAKGGLPHLHWTQWVACFGAMLVGILLGNYLAPKIPAKYSRAFVVLIAFGGAISLMAEGIIALLGH
- a CDS encoding FAD-dependent oxidoreductase yields the protein MSNDVEFLIIGGGAMGSATALSLAQRGHEVLLLERFEPGHLNGASHGTTRNFNPAYGRPEYLRLLQRSNTLWDEISAQAGTRLLHRTGLVNHGIVAEQRQMHEVLAGAGFASELLGIDEAEARFGGLKFETEVLHIPSGGQINADATLVALQELAAQAGADIRHSHRVTGIEVLDEGQAAVQVSSAAGEETLHARQVVLTAGAWTQQLLGTGSLPAIHVTEEHPVHFALRGEPGNFPGFNHILDGSRDIGSPVFGPVYGMHTPGQGIKAGWHGSGRVVDPEHRPHQVLAEQTRALQRYAEKWLPGVDPDDFEPVSCTYANTEDEHFILDKLGPITIGAGFSGHGFKFVPAIGEYLADLALGTRGAEALFAASGPARAPLFLERRRTLGLA
- a CDS encoding agmatine deiminase family protein produces the protein MPKLFMPAETEAHQRIYMAFPSSGYTLGDTEEEAEAARTTWANVARAVAAFTPVTMVVDPSAEVDARRHLGDTVDYAIHELDDAWMRDIGPTFVRDEEGTLSAIDWNFNGWGAQSWAAWGKDSKIAAAVAGLEGITRVQASITNEGGGIHVDGEGTMLATRSVQLDPGRNPNATEAGIEAEFARQLGVSKVIWLDRGLTRDNEEFGTRGHVDIVACFAAPGVVLYHDQQNPQHPDYLISQEVRQRLAESTDAQGRQLELIAVPAPSVLRDDEGWVDYSYINHLVTNGGVIACAFDDPNDQQAARILAEAYPGRQVLSVDARELFARGGGIHCITQQLPRD